The Horticoccus luteus DNA window TTCGCGCTGCAACCCCAGTGCAGCACGTTGTGGCGCGAACCCAGTGGCGCGAAGCGCCCGAGGTGATGCACGTCAACTTCACCTGTGTGCCGCGTCATCGCCTCCGCAAAGCGAAACACATCCGCCCGGCCGGTGCGCAGGAAAAACAGCCAGAGCCAGAGATCGGTCGAGAGCTCGGAATTGTCCCAACCGAAGCCACCGACGTCGTAACGCCACTCGTGACGGTCCGCATCGTAAGTGTGCACGACGTCTCCAAAATTCCAGAAGCCATACCAGCGGCGCTGCTCGCGTTGCCCATGGTAGAAATCGAAATACCAATCGAGCTGATCCTCCACCGCCGCCCGCGCCGGCGTTGACCGATCCACCGGCGCCCACAGTCCGTCGAAGACCTGGCATAGGTGGAGATGCGCCGGCGTTGTCAGCAGCACCGGCGGCTCGCGCACCACTCCGGCCAGCTCAACCAACCGCTCACGCGTCGGCGTCGCCGCCAGCGCCCACAGGAACAGCTCACTTGTGCGCGCCACGCCTTCCGGCCGGTCAAACCCGGGCTCGTAGTCCTCGTAGGTGATTTCCAACGCCTCCGTCTGCTTCGCGTAAGTGTCCTCGCCCATATCGTCGTGATAGCCGCGCAAATCCATCGCGCCCGCCTCCGGCGCCCACAGCCACATCGTCACTTCCGCCTCCGCCGTCGTGGCCCCGCGAAGATCAAACTGGGCCGGATAACTCTCCCAAAAATGACGCACGCCAAACGCCGCGCCGCCCTGCGGCGTCCCCACGTAACCGAGCCCGCCCGCCCGCTGTCCGCGCGCCGGCCCGATCCAGGTAAAGCCTTCCCGCGTGCGCTTGCGGATTTCGAATCCATCCGCGGTCGATTGAAAGAGCGTCCAATCGCCAAACGCCGGCACATATTGCAACCGCTGACTGACCGCCGGGCTCCACGTTTCCAACGGCGGCGTGGCGCGCCCCGCCACCTGCGCCTCGCGCACCGCCACCCCGGGATCGCGCCGCAAACCCGTGATGCCCTGCACTGCTTCCGCGAAGAGCCCTGCGTCCTGTCCGGAAAACCGCACGTGCCGGTCATACAGCGCGCCGCGCATTGGCACCTCAAAACGCACGCCCAGCCCGCGGATGAAATCCTTCTGTTCGTCACCATCATGCACGATCGTGTGCACCATGCGCACTGCTTCGCCCCCGGCGTAGAAATACAGGCGCACGATGAAGGGCAGCCATTCACGAGTGCCCGCGACGGCCGCATGCCGGCCTTCAATTTTTATCACCGCCCGCACGGGACCCGCTTGCTCGACCGTCACTTTCTCGATCCGCCCGGTGAACGATTCGATCGCGACCCCCGCATCCGGTTTATCCTGTCGCTGCAACACGAGCCGGCCTTGCTTCAATACGTCGCGACCGTCGCGCCGGATCGTCTTCACGAGCACATCGCCGCGGCGCGCGATCACCGCTTCGATCACGCCGGTGGCCACAGTGATGGTGTCCGCGTTCGTCGTGGTGGTGAGCGGCCGCGATGGCAATGCCGGCTCGCCTGCGCTCAGTTCAAAAGCCTCCGCCGGCTTCGCATCCGCCGGCACCGCGTGTGCCGTCCACTTCAACGACCCGTCGGGCCAATACGCGGTGGGCCAGCTTTGCACCGGCACCGCTTCGCCGCCCACCGCCCGCAAGGCGAATTTCGTGTCGCGCGGATACTGCCCCCGCGGCCACGAAACGCCCCACGTGTTGCCAATCGTTTCTCCCGGCGTCTTGCCGTCGAGCCAGCGCACCGGCGCTGCACCCGGCGGCAGCCGCAACGGCGCCGCGGGGGCGGAAACAGGCGACGCGGCGGCGCGCGACGAGGCAAACAACTGGGCGGCGGCCGCAGCGAGGGCGGCGCGGCGCACGAATTCACGGCGAGTCAACGATGAGGAGGACATGGCGATAACGTTGGGGATGGGCGGAGCGAGGCCGCCGGACGATTCAAGATTTATGCGGGTGACAGCGGCAGCTCGGCGAGTCTTCACACCACAACCAATTTTGCGGTGTTTGCTCGGGGGATGCGGGAACGTGAAAGACCCACCGGCGCAGCGCAAAGCGGCGTCGCTATGACAGTCCGAAATTCGCGGCGGCGAGCTCCGACCGGACAAATTCGGACTGAACGAATTTTCGTTGAAGCGGCGCGGGCAAGCTGCGAGGCCTCACTCGCCCCATGTCGATCCCCACGCTCAGGACCCTGGCCCGCGAACTCAGCCTCTCCCGCACCACCGTCTCCGACGCTCTGCGCGGCTCGCCCCGGGTCAATGCCGAGACCATGGCGCGCGTGCGCGCCGCCGCCGATGCCGCGGGCTACAAACACAATCCCCTGACGGGCGCCGTCATGTCGCAACTGCGTCGATCGCGCGGTCAGCAATTCCGCGGCGTGATCGCGGCCATCGAGTTGGTCGAGCCCAACCGCGCGCCCCAGAGCCTGCGCTACAGTCAGGCCGTTAAAGACGGCATCAACCGGCGCGCGAGCGAGCTCGGTTTCAAGGTGGAGAACTTCGAAATCGGACCGCATGGCCTGCGGTTGAGCCGGCTCGATGCGATTCTCCTCGCGCGCGGCATCCAAGGCCTCGTGCTCCTGCCCGCCGCCGGTTTTCCGGACATGACCGAGCTGAGCTGGCACCGTTACACGGCCGTTTACACCGACTATTTGATCGACCACCCGCCACTGCACTGCGTGTGCGCCGATCACTATCGTTCCATGGTCACGCTGTTGCAGGAATTATATGCGCGCGGCTACCGCCGGCCCGGTTTGTTCATGGAGATCGCGCTGGACGAACGGCTGCAGTTCCGCTGGGAGGGCGCCTACCTCGCGACGCAAAAATATCTGCCGGAAATCACCGAAGTGCCGCCGCTCCGCATCGAATCGGTCACCCAACCCCAATTCGAAAAATGGTTCCGAAAACATAAGCCGGATGTCGTGCTGGGACATTTTCCCGAAGCCATGGCTTGGATGACCAAGTGCGGCGCGCGTATTCCCGAAACGCATGCCTTTGTCTGCCTCAATTCGCTCCGCACCGATGGTGATTGTGCCGCTCTCCAGCTACCTGCCGCAGAGCTCGGTGCGCGCGCCACTGAACTCGTCATTGCGCAATTGCTGCACAACGAACTCGGGGTTCCCGCGGAGCCATCGCTGACGACGTTGAAAATTAAATTGCTCGAAGGGCCCACCCTCCCCGCGCGCAAAGCGGCCGCCGCGACAGGCGCGAAACGCAAAGTGAAACCGGCGGTCGGCCCAGCTTGACCGCCTTCACCGCGGAGTGTCGGTCCGCGAGGCGTTCAAATCACTTTTGAAAGGTGTCGCCGGCAGGTCCACCAACGCGTGC harbors:
- a CDS encoding LacI family DNA-binding transcriptional regulator, producing the protein MSIPTLRTLARELSLSRTTVSDALRGSPRVNAETMARVRAAADAAGYKHNPLTGAVMSQLRRSRGQQFRGVIAAIELVEPNRAPQSLRYSQAVKDGINRRASELGFKVENFEIGPHGLRLSRLDAILLARGIQGLVLLPAAGFPDMTELSWHRYTAVYTDYLIDHPPLHCVCADHYRSMVTLLQELYARGYRRPGLFMEIALDERLQFRWEGAYLATQKYLPEITEVPPLRIESVTQPQFEKWFRKHKPDVVLGHFPEAMAWMTKCGARIPETHAFVCLNSLRTDGDCAALQLPAAELGARATELVIAQLLHNELGVPAEPSLTTLKIKLLEGPTLPARKAAAATGAKRKVKPAVGPA
- a CDS encoding Tat pathway signal sequence domain protein; its protein translation is MSSSSLTRREFVRRAALAAAAAQLFASSRAAASPVSAPAAPLRLPPGAAPVRWLDGKTPGETIGNTWGVSWPRGQYPRDTKFALRAVGGEAVPVQSWPTAYWPDGSLKWTAHAVPADAKPAEAFELSAGEPALPSRPLTTTTNADTITVATGVIEAVIARRGDVLVKTIRRDGRDVLKQGRLVLQRQDKPDAGVAIESFTGRIEKVTVEQAGPVRAVIKIEGRHAAVAGTREWLPFIVRLYFYAGGEAVRMVHTIVHDGDEQKDFIRGLGVRFEVPMRGALYDRHVRFSGQDAGLFAEAVQGITGLRRDPGVAVREAQVAGRATPPLETWSPAVSQRLQYVPAFGDWTLFQSTADGFEIRKRTREGFTWIGPARGQRAGGLGYVGTPQGGAAFGVRHFWESYPAQFDLRGATTAEAEVTMWLWAPEAGAMDLRGYHDDMGEDTYAKQTEALEITYEDYEPGFDRPEGVARTSELFLWALAATPTRERLVELAGVVREPPVLLTTPAHLHLCQVFDGLWAPVDRSTPARAAVEDQLDWYFDFYHGQREQRRWYGFWNFGDVVHTYDADRHEWRYDVGGFGWDNSELSTDLWLWLFFLRTGRADVFRFAEAMTRHTGEVDVHHLGRFAPLGSRHNVLHWGCSAKQLRISTAANRRYYYYLTADERVGDLMREQIEAVRALVRIQPGRKLPAARHAGDLARETPSDADHAGVGFGTDWGAISAAWLTEWERTGDPKIRDRLVASMRTIGQQPRGFFTGAGIMDLDTGAFAISKSDKVSVSHLSAVFGLVEVCAELIQLLDVPEFKKAWLDYCELYNASPEEQQRRLGQPLHGLNLQQGHSRLTAYAAKLTGNPALAKRAWREFFRGQGGIRRRGKLAAVRVTGPAVLRPVDEADFVSTNATAQWGLAAMECLAVTDRSLPANGD